In Rutidosis leptorrhynchoides isolate AG116_Rl617_1_P2 unplaced genomic scaffold, CSIRO_AGI_Rlap_v1 contig593, whole genome shotgun sequence, a single window of DNA contains:
- the LOC139884723 gene encoding uncharacterized protein, translating to MEEDTWGLNDDVNSMWEAGKRYKLASKEAKRAVKEAKNNFFDGFHEKLDTKAGEMDMYKIARRRERGGKDINGIRCIKDEENKVLVSDVDSKLRWKKYFAKHFNGVQKEQIEDPHQ from the exons ATGGAAGAAGACACTTGGGGACTAAATGATGATGTGAACTCTATGTGGGAGGCTGGAAAG AGGTATAAATTGGCAAGTAAAGAGGCAAAGAGGGCAGTCAAAGAAGCGAAGAACAATTTCTTTGACGGTTTCCATGAGAAGTTGGATACTAAAGCAGGAGAAATGGACATGTACAAAATAGCTCGACGAAGAGAGAGGGGTGGCAAAGATATTAATGGGATAAGATGCATAAAGGATGAAGAGAACAAAGTTTTGGTGTCCGATGTGGATAGCAAGTTAAGATGGAAGAAATACTTTGCTAAACACTTCAATGGTGTCCAAAAAGAGCAAATTGAGGATCCTCATCAATAA